Proteins encoded together in one Rossellomorea sp. y25 window:
- a CDS encoding YitT family protein, protein MNREFVLRWSFFFTGLLVLAFGISLTIKGKDLGIGPWDVFHYGLFKQLGLTIGTWSIIAGFLILFVTGVGTKTFPKVGAFINMLLIGIFIDLFNYVLPDPQSLLAQSIVFAIGIVVIGYGIGLYVSADLGAGPRDSLMLLVVEKTGWKVQWVRNGMEIIVFFFGWLLGGPVGIGTVIIALGLGSIVGFSLPQSKKLLHFFLMRQLTKRDNPLAS, encoded by the coding sequence ATGAATAGAGAATTTGTATTACGTTGGTCGTTCTTCTTTACTGGCCTCCTTGTACTTGCGTTTGGCATAAGCTTGACGATCAAAGGGAAAGACCTTGGGATCGGACCTTGGGATGTGTTTCATTATGGGCTCTTTAAGCAGCTTGGATTGACGATTGGCACATGGTCCATCATTGCAGGATTTTTGATCTTATTCGTGACAGGTGTCGGAACAAAGACATTTCCTAAAGTTGGAGCCTTTATAAATATGTTGTTAATCGGTATTTTCATAGATTTATTTAATTATGTACTTCCTGACCCTCAATCGTTATTGGCACAGTCGATTGTGTTTGCGATTGGGATTGTGGTAATCGGGTACGGTATCGGATTATATGTGTCAGCTGACTTGGGGGCAGGACCCCGTGACAGTCTGATGCTGCTCGTAGTTGAGAAGACGGGCTGGAAAGTTCAGTGGGTACGGAATGGAATGGAGATCATTGTGTTTTTCTTCGGCTGGTTACTGGGTGGTCCTGTCGGGATCGGGACGGTCATTATCGCACTGGGACTCGGTTCCATCGTCGGGTTTTCATTACCTCAAAGCAAAAAGCTTCTTCACTTTTTCCTTATGAGACAACTGACAAAAAGAGACAATCCTTTAGCTAGCTGA
- a CDS encoding VOC family protein: MRIHHMGMNVKSLGRSKEFYQSYFGFEEETYFEWGCEKILFMKKNDCRLELIEELGEDNGSKRTFLHLALAVIDLETEIALLRESGLVPVEGPVVLENGWKVVFFFGPDGEIIELVEG; the protein is encoded by the coding sequence ATGAGAATTCATCATATGGGAATGAATGTAAAGAGTTTAGGGCGGTCGAAGGAGTTCTATCAATCTTACTTTGGGTTTGAAGAGGAAACGTATTTCGAATGGGGGTGTGAGAAGATACTATTTATGAAAAAGAACGATTGTCGGTTGGAGCTCATCGAAGAGCTTGGGGAGGATAACGGTTCGAAGCGGACATTTCTTCATTTAGCCTTGGCAGTCATCGATCTGGAAACGGAGATTGCTCTATTAAGGGAGAGCGGGTTAGTACCTGTTGAGGGTCCAGTTGTACTTGAAAATGGCTGGAAAGTGGTCTTTTTCTTTGGACCTGACGGGGAAATTATAGAGCTGGTTGAAGGGTAG
- a CDS encoding S-adenosylmethionine:tRNA ribosyltransferase-isomerase, which translates to MKHWNFSGIEAGRMNELAKTFDIPSHLNASTPIELQGFERDEVKLMVLNRETGKCDHTQFKQLPEFLNRGDVLVLNNSRTIPASLKGKQGNRQFEVRLSRKVDDNCWDALIIGDFHQAGEPICFSEGVRANMVGEGSEKPLVQLEFNRSGVELFDFIYRNGEPIRYEYIDSPWPLDCYQTVYGSVPGSVEMTSAGRAFSWKLIQSLKQKGIEVVFIQLHAGLSYYGNDCWPTPKNHPEEYHVGSGTVDQILKAKKSGKRVIAVGTTVVRALETIMTQYGQLKPSEGITNLYISGDTPLQLVDGLITGLHEPEASHLDLLKAFISEEKLMNAYQTALLKNYKWHEFGDMNVIL; encoded by the coding sequence TTGAAGCACTGGAATTTCAGTGGAATCGAGGCGGGGAGAATGAATGAACTGGCTAAGACCTTTGATATCCCATCCCATTTAAACGCATCGACTCCCATTGAGCTTCAAGGATTCGAGCGAGACGAAGTAAAACTGATGGTGTTGAACCGGGAGACCGGTAAATGTGATCATACCCAATTCAAGCAGTTACCCGAATTTTTAAATAGGGGGGACGTACTGGTTTTAAACAACAGCCGGACCATTCCTGCCTCTCTCAAAGGGAAGCAAGGAAACAGGCAGTTCGAAGTTCGTTTATCCAGAAAAGTAGATGATAACTGTTGGGATGCGCTTATCATAGGAGACTTCCATCAAGCGGGGGAACCGATTTGTTTTTCAGAGGGAGTCCGGGCAAACATGGTGGGTGAGGGAAGTGAAAAACCACTTGTGCAATTGGAATTTAACAGGAGTGGTGTTGAGCTTTTTGATTTTATTTACAGAAACGGAGAGCCGATCCGTTATGAATATATTGATAGTCCTTGGCCACTTGATTGCTATCAAACCGTATATGGATCAGTCCCTGGATCTGTGGAAATGACATCTGCCGGAAGGGCATTTTCTTGGAAGTTGATACAATCCTTGAAGCAGAAGGGAATTGAGGTCGTGTTCATACAGCTTCACGCAGGCTTGAGCTATTACGGAAATGATTGCTGGCCGACACCAAAAAATCATCCGGAAGAATACCATGTAGGTTCAGGGACAGTGGACCAAATCCTCAAGGCAAAAAAGAGTGGGAAGCGGGTCATTGCAGTGGGCACTACAGTCGTTCGTGCCCTTGAGACCATCATGACGCAATATGGACAGTTAAAGCCTTCTGAAGGGATAACAAACTTATATATATCGGGGGATACCCCCCTTCAACTCGTAGATGGCCTCATCACGGGGCTCCATGAACCGGAAGCGAGTCATCTGGATCTCTTAAAGGCTTTTATTTCAGAGGAAAAATTAATGAACGCCTATCAAACTGCTCTGTTAAAAAACTATAAATGGCATGAGTTTGGCGATATGAATGTAATTTTGTAA
- a CDS encoding SDR family oxidoreductase: MLKSKVVMITGASKGLGRALSLQCAKEGAKLAICARTSGPLRELEKELIALGAEVVALEADVSDSRDVDRFVSVTEEVLGRVDVLFNNASVFGPGPRLLADYPEEEFLEVLRINALNPFLVTKRVLPGMISRGKGSIINLTSEAGKTGFAEWGAYGISKFAVEGLTQTWADELSDTGVRVNMVDPGEMDTDMHDKAVPECDYPLANPHDHLDLFLYLASDASEHENGNRFEALEFQWNRGGENE; the protein is encoded by the coding sequence ATGTTGAAAAGCAAAGTAGTCATGATAACCGGAGCTTCAAAAGGGTTGGGAAGGGCCCTTTCCCTACAATGTGCCAAGGAAGGAGCAAAGCTTGCGATCTGTGCACGAACGAGTGGACCCCTTCGGGAGTTGGAGAAAGAATTGATAGCGTTAGGGGCAGAAGTGGTAGCCTTGGAAGCAGATGTTTCTGATTCCAGGGATGTAGACCGTTTTGTTTCTGTTACGGAGGAAGTATTGGGAAGAGTCGATGTTCTTTTTAACAATGCATCTGTCTTTGGACCTGGTCCCCGCCTTCTGGCTGATTATCCTGAAGAAGAATTCCTTGAGGTGCTAAGAATCAATGCATTGAACCCATTTTTAGTAACGAAAAGAGTCCTGCCGGGAATGATCAGCCGGGGTAAAGGATCAATCATAAACTTAACATCAGAAGCGGGTAAAACAGGCTTTGCTGAGTGGGGGGCATACGGAATTTCTAAATTTGCCGTCGAAGGATTGACTCAAACATGGGCCGACGAACTCAGTGATACAGGGGTAAGGGTGAATATGGTCGATCCAGGGGAAATGGATACGGACATGCACGACAAGGCTGTCCCGGAATGTGATTATCCCCTTGCGAACCCTCATGATCACCTTGACCTCTTTTTATATCTTGCTTCCGACGCTTCAGAACATGAGAACGGGAATCGATTTGAAGCACTGGAATTTCAGTGGAATCGAGGCGGGGAGAATGAATGA
- a CDS encoding tetrahydrofolate dehydrogenase/cyclohydrolase catalytic domain-containing protein — MAVEPLVLDGKLVASEVKESLKSRVAVLKENGTTPCLATVLVGDDPSSATYVKMKGNACAKIGMESRRIHLPKETTTTELLDVIRELNQDSSVHGILLQHPVPHHIDERAAFEAISIEKDVDGVTSLGFGQNSLGFGEYPSCTPAAIMSIIDYYGVSLEGKHAVVVGRSPILGKPVSMMLLNRNATVTTCHSYTENLPDILATADIVVAAVGKPNFIQGDWLKEGAVVLDAGYNKGNVGDIDYDACYEKASAITPVPGGVGPVTISMLLKQTVDSAEKYGSVLQNS, encoded by the coding sequence ATTGCAGTGGAACCACTAGTATTAGACGGGAAACTTGTTGCATCTGAGGTAAAGGAAAGCCTAAAGTCGAGAGTCGCTGTATTAAAGGAGAATGGTACTACCCCATGCCTTGCCACGGTGCTTGTTGGAGACGATCCATCTTCTGCTACGTATGTGAAGATGAAGGGCAATGCGTGCGCGAAGATCGGAATGGAATCAAGAAGGATTCATCTTCCTAAGGAAACGACAACAACTGAATTGTTGGACGTGATCCGGGAGCTTAATCAAGATTCTTCCGTTCATGGCATTCTCTTGCAGCACCCTGTTCCTCACCATATTGATGAACGTGCTGCTTTTGAAGCAATCTCCATTGAGAAAGATGTTGATGGAGTCACAAGCCTCGGGTTCGGTCAAAACTCTCTTGGGTTTGGTGAATATCCATCTTGCACACCTGCCGCGATCATGAGCATCATCGATTACTACGGTGTATCCCTTGAAGGTAAACACGCTGTCGTAGTAGGAAGAAGTCCGATTCTAGGAAAGCCTGTATCCATGATGCTGTTGAATCGAAACGCAACGGTGACGACCTGTCATTCGTATACAGAGAATCTGCCTGACATTCTCGCTACTGCAGATATCGTGGTGGCAGCAGTCGGTAAACCTAACTTCATTCAAGGGGATTGGTTAAAAGAAGGTGCTGTCGTTCTTGATGCAGGCTATAACAAAGGGAACGTCGGAGACATCGATTACGACGCATGCTATGAAAAAGCGAGCGCGATTACCCCTGTACCAGGTGGAGTTGGCCCGGTGACCATCTCCATGCTATTAAAACAAACCGTTGATTCTGCTGAGAAATATGGTTCGGTCCTACAAAATTCATAA
- a CDS encoding FAD-dependent oxidoreductase, with product MDTHHQNAFSETPEPYWRETAKLPLFKKLDKNIKVDVTVVGGGIAGITTAYLLAKGGKKVALIEADHLLNGTTGHTTAKISAQHGLIYDELIQHFGVEFAKKYYLSQTKALQFIKDTISSEKIDCHFTEEDSYVYATTDQYATKIEKEYEAYQKLEIQGELIEKLPIDLSIKNAVVMKEQAQFHPLKYLKALIDSYTGLGGQIFEGTPAKTINEGDSTQVVTDDGYHLDSEHVVICSHFPFYDGMGFYFTKMYAERSYILGVKAKKDYPGGMYLSAEDPTRSLRSEDDENGEKLILIGGDNHKTGQGKDTLEHYNALKEFGEEVLGVEEVRYRWSAQDLITLDKVPYIGKLTEKHPSIFVATGFKKWGMTSGSLAGQILSDQILGNHHIYADVYTPSRFVADPSIKHFFKENINVAGQLIKGKLQIPTKKVQELQKGEGDVVNLNGRRCGGYRDETGKLHVVDTTCTHLGCETEWNHGDHTWDCPCHGSRFSIDGDVIEGPAKKPLTRFEVTD from the coding sequence ATGGACACACATCATCAAAATGCTTTTTCCGAAACACCGGAACCCTATTGGAGGGAAACGGCTAAACTCCCCTTATTTAAAAAGCTTGATAAAAACATAAAAGTGGACGTAACCGTGGTTGGCGGAGGGATTGCAGGTATCACCACTGCCTATCTGTTAGCTAAAGGCGGGAAAAAAGTGGCTCTCATTGAGGCTGACCACTTATTGAACGGGACAACGGGGCATACAACGGCTAAGATTTCGGCACAACACGGATTGATTTATGATGAACTCATCCAGCATTTTGGAGTAGAGTTTGCAAAGAAATACTACCTGTCTCAGACAAAGGCTCTTCAGTTTATTAAAGATACGATTTCCAGCGAAAAGATAGATTGTCATTTTACAGAAGAGGACTCGTATGTTTACGCGACTACTGATCAATATGCCACAAAAATCGAGAAGGAGTACGAGGCGTATCAGAAGTTAGAGATTCAGGGAGAGCTCATTGAAAAACTCCCGATCGATTTATCCATTAAAAACGCAGTCGTAATGAAAGAACAGGCACAGTTTCACCCTTTAAAGTATCTAAAAGCCTTGATTGATTCTTATACGGGACTTGGCGGTCAAATATTTGAAGGAACACCCGCTAAAACCATTAACGAAGGAGACTCCACACAAGTGGTGACGGATGATGGATATCACCTGGATAGCGAGCATGTAGTCATCTGCTCTCACTTTCCTTTTTATGATGGCATGGGCTTCTATTTCACAAAAATGTATGCCGAACGCTCGTACATCCTTGGAGTGAAAGCGAAAAAGGATTACCCGGGAGGCATGTACTTAAGCGCAGAAGACCCTACCCGTTCCCTCCGTTCTGAAGACGATGAAAATGGGGAAAAGCTTATATTAATCGGTGGGGATAATCATAAAACGGGACAAGGTAAAGATACATTGGAGCATTACAATGCACTGAAGGAGTTCGGAGAGGAAGTCCTTGGAGTAGAAGAGGTACGTTACAGATGGTCTGCTCAAGATCTCATTACACTAGATAAAGTACCCTACATCGGTAAGTTAACGGAAAAACATCCATCCATTTTCGTAGCGACGGGTTTTAAAAAATGGGGAATGACATCCGGTTCTCTAGCGGGGCAGATCCTATCTGATCAGATTTTAGGAAATCATCATATTTATGCTGATGTGTACACTCCTTCACGATTTGTTGCCGACCCTAGCATTAAGCATTTCTTTAAAGAGAATATAAATGTGGCTGGACAACTTATTAAAGGAAAGCTGCAAATCCCAACTAAAAAGGTACAGGAGCTACAAAAAGGCGAGGGCGATGTCGTGAACCTGAACGGGCGACGCTGTGGTGGATACCGGGATGAAACAGGAAAGCTGCACGTCGTAGACACTACGTGCACCCATCTCGGCTGTGAAACCGAATGGAACCACGGTGACCACACATGGGACTGTCCTTGTCACGGATCCCGTTTCTCCATTGATGGGGATGTGATTGAAGGCCCTGCGAAGAAACCTCTCACCAGGTTTGAAGTGACCGATTGA
- a CDS encoding DinB family protein, translating to MMQEQMLFQQMEFIRLRTLAALDATTEQQADEMPPGFRNSIRWNLGHILLSQENLLFSFVGENDRKTLPPEYGELFGFHTSPSTWNALTPPTLKELREKLEAQPQRMKEAFSGRLDETGEKPFVLGEHTTFTTLGEVLSFANWHEGLHQGAITSIKRVQGIENLWEKVEEKIER from the coding sequence ATGATGCAAGAACAAATGTTATTTCAACAAATGGAATTCATTCGGCTTCGCACACTGGCTGCTCTTGATGCGACAACGGAACAGCAGGCGGATGAAATGCCTCCAGGATTCAGAAATTCTATCCGATGGAATTTAGGACATATCCTGCTGTCTCAGGAAAACCTGTTATTCTCCTTTGTAGGGGAAAACGACCGTAAAACACTTCCACCTGAATATGGGGAGTTATTTGGCTTTCATACAAGCCCTTCCACTTGGAATGCGCTCACACCCCCTACACTGAAGGAACTTCGTGAGAAACTGGAGGCACAACCGCAAAGGATGAAAGAAGCGTTTTCCGGTCGTTTGGATGAAACAGGAGAGAAGCCGTTTGTCCTTGGTGAACATACTACGTTTACCACTTTGGGTGAAGTTCTTTCCTTTGCTAACTGGCATGAAGGCTTACATCAAGGAGCCATAACGTCTATTAAGCGTGTACAAGGAATTGAAAATCTTTGGGAAAAAGTTGAAGAGAAGATAGAAAGATAA
- the msrB gene encoding peptide-methionine (R)-S-oxide reductase MsrB — protein MEKATFAGGCFWCMVEPFDEQEGIESVVSGYTGGDMANPTYKDVTSGGTGHYEAVQITFDPDRFPYEKLLDLYWKQIDPTDSEGQFNDRGDSYRTAIFHHNHNQKMLAEESKRELEQSGVFKETVVTQILPAREFYPAEAYHQDFYKRNAFRYALYKRGSGREDFLNKYWPKDRSHLKEHLTEMQYFVTQENGTEPPFENEYWDNKEEGIYVDIVSGEPLFTSKDQYDSGCGWPSFTKPVMDASVKEQYDLSHRSTRIEVRSREADSHLGHVFTDGPGPKGLRYCINSASLRFIPKGKLEEEGYGDFLILFKGR, from the coding sequence ATGGAGAAAGCAACCTTTGCTGGAGGATGTTTTTGGTGTATGGTGGAACCCTTTGATGAGCAGGAAGGAATTGAAAGTGTTGTATCCGGTTATACAGGGGGTGATATGGCCAATCCAACTTATAAAGATGTGACGTCAGGAGGGACAGGACATTATGAAGCCGTCCAAATTACATTCGACCCTGATCGGTTCCCTTATGAGAAACTGCTCGATCTTTATTGGAAACAAATTGACCCTACTGATTCAGAAGGGCAGTTCAATGATCGGGGTGACTCCTACCGTACAGCCATTTTTCATCATAACCACAATCAAAAAATGCTGGCCGAGGAGTCAAAACGAGAGCTGGAGCAGAGTGGAGTATTTAAGGAGACTGTTGTGACACAGATTCTCCCCGCACGTGAGTTTTATCCTGCAGAAGCTTATCATCAGGATTTCTATAAGAGAAATGCCTTTCGCTATGCACTTTATAAGCGTGGATCCGGACGAGAGGATTTCTTGAACAAATATTGGCCAAAAGATCGATCCCATTTAAAAGAACATCTGACGGAAATGCAATACTTCGTTACACAGGAAAATGGAACAGAGCCTCCTTTCGAAAATGAGTATTGGGATAATAAAGAGGAAGGGATCTACGTGGATATCGTTTCAGGTGAGCCTTTATTCACCTCAAAAGACCAGTATGATAGTGGGTGCGGCTGGCCAAGTTTTACAAAGCCTGTCATGGATGCAAGCGTCAAAGAACAATATGATCTCTCTCATCGTTCTACAAGAATCGAGGTAAGAAGCAGGGAAGCCGATTCTCATCTCGGGCATGTGTTCACAGATGGACCCGGTCCTAAAGGTCTTCGGTATTGCATCAATTCTGCTTCTTTACGATTTATTCCTAAAGGGAAATTAGAAGAAGAAGGGTATGGGGATTTTTTAATTTTGTTTAAAGGCAGATAA
- a CDS encoding CHY zinc finger protein → MTEKLIKVTGVEVDSNTKCKHYRTRKDIIAIKFKCCNAYYPCHTCHDEMADHEPVRWGKDEWNAKAVLCGECKSELTILQYMNCQSVCPHCRASFNPGCQHHYHLYFEG, encoded by the coding sequence ATGACTGAAAAGCTGATAAAGGTGACCGGTGTGGAAGTGGATTCGAATACAAAGTGTAAACATTACCGAACAAGGAAGGATATCATCGCCATTAAATTTAAATGCTGTAACGCCTATTACCCTTGTCATACATGTCATGATGAAATGGCAGATCATGAACCTGTCCGATGGGGGAAGGATGAATGGAATGCCAAGGCGGTACTTTGTGGCGAGTGCAAAAGTGAGTTAACGATTTTACAGTATATGAACTGCCAATCGGTATGTCCCCATTGTCGAGCCTCTTTTAATCCGGGGTGTCAACATCATTATCATCTTTATTTTGAAGGATGA
- a CDS encoding NAD(P)-binding oxidoreductase, with protein sequence MKLIVFGATGGTGKEVVKQALADGHEVTVFVRNPSKLEEDSPQLTFVKGDALNATEVREALTGQEAVISCLGSDGLKKTNVLTNMTTNILKGMEIHRITRIAYVASAGIHKEIPGLQGKIIQFILRNVLMDHRNAVGQIMKSSVHYTIARPMQLTTQPLSKSYRQDAELIPSKGRKIGRADVAHFLLQSIVQEKHMDESIGLAY encoded by the coding sequence TTGAAATTGATTGTATTCGGAGCAACCGGCGGAACAGGCAAGGAAGTAGTGAAGCAAGCATTGGCAGATGGCCATGAAGTCACTGTATTTGTTCGGAATCCTTCTAAATTGGAAGAAGATAGTCCGCAATTAACTTTCGTAAAAGGGGATGCTCTGAACGCTACAGAAGTGAGAGAAGCATTAACGGGGCAAGAAGCCGTTATATCCTGTTTAGGTTCCGATGGATTGAAGAAAACAAACGTCCTTACCAATATGACCACAAATATCCTGAAGGGGATGGAGATACATCGCATCACGAGAATTGCCTATGTGGCATCAGCTGGTATTCATAAAGAAATACCAGGCCTTCAAGGAAAGATCATTCAGTTCATTCTTCGGAATGTTTTAATGGATCACAGGAATGCTGTGGGACAAATAATGAAAAGCAGCGTCCACTATACGATTGCCAGACCCATGCAATTGACTACCCAGCCTCTATCGAAATCGTACCGTCAAGACGCAGAATTGATTCCGTCGAAGGGAAGAAAGATTGGCCGCGCTGATGTCGCTCACTTCCTGCTTCAAAGCATAGTTCAAGAGAAGCATATGGATGAATCCATTGGTTTAGCTTACTAA
- a CDS encoding haloacid dehalogenase type II yields the protein MSNLNIKAFVFDAYGTLFDVHSVIEKCNELFPDKGKEISQVWRQKQLEYSFLRQLMGTYTTFFTITKDALHYAAKQAGVDLTEVKEKELLEAYLELNHYEEVGSVLQELKLYQKAIFSNGSLDMLSPLVEQSSFGHLLDEVLSVDEVKQFKPTPMSYQLVLEKLGIRREEVLFMSSNPWDIAGATNFGFYTAWINRQDKVMDELGVKPHFVYKDLTGILEHMG from the coding sequence ATGTCAAATCTCAATATAAAGGCTTTTGTGTTCGATGCGTATGGAACTCTTTTCGATGTTCATTCCGTCATTGAAAAGTGTAATGAACTCTTTCCTGATAAAGGGAAGGAAATCAGCCAGGTGTGGCGCCAGAAGCAGTTGGAGTATAGTTTTTTACGTCAATTAATGGGTACGTATACGACTTTTTTTACAATAACGAAGGATGCTCTCCATTATGCGGCTAAGCAAGCAGGAGTTGACCTTACTGAAGTAAAAGAGAAGGAATTGCTGGAGGCTTACCTGGAATTAAATCACTACGAAGAAGTAGGGAGTGTATTGCAAGAACTGAAACTTTATCAAAAAGCCATCTTTTCCAATGGTTCACTGGATATGCTATCTCCTCTTGTTGAGCAATCTTCCTTTGGGCATTTGCTGGATGAGGTTTTGTCAGTTGATGAAGTGAAGCAGTTTAAACCAACCCCGATGTCTTACCAGCTTGTTCTTGAAAAGCTTGGGATCAGAAGAGAAGAAGTGTTGTTTATGTCTTCTAACCCATGGGACATTGCAGGAGCGACGAACTTTGGATTCTATACGGCTTGGATAAATCGTCAGGATAAAGTGATGGATGAATTAGGGGTCAAACCGCATTTTGTATATAAGGATTTAACCGGTATTCTGGAACATATGGGGTAA
- a CDS encoding MFS transporter yields MNAELPHAQASPSYTKTILFLSLTVWLVVMNTTMFNVALPNVLKDFSLAPSEGAWIVSGYSIVLAICTITYTRLADYIPIRRLLILGISIFGLASFIGFFAHTFTWLLISRLFQAAGAAAIPGLSMVFAGRFVPMARRGRALAMIASASSLGFGLGPVVGGVITDYLSWNYLFLITLCVLGMIPVLYRFLPDETTRKGYFDVWGGLLTGIGITFFLLFISTFHWYYFAGAVVFFGGLWIRIHKIELPFIQPSLIRDKGYRQILYMSFLGFATHFAILIVMPLMLQHVFGKNPTAVGFIIFPGAMLSAVAAVYVGRLIDRYGNMRVMFLAHILLIISTVIFYILSPLNEYMIMLAYMFTSFGFSSLSSSSTNEVSRVMSKELIASGIGMKQLTHFVGSASGSVLGGIIVEMGGADFPVRSFQNTFLVLIVLMTLSLILLFLYRKRINHQ; encoded by the coding sequence ATGAATGCAGAACTACCACATGCACAGGCATCTCCTTCCTATACAAAGACGATTCTGTTCTTGAGCTTAACCGTCTGGCTGGTTGTCATGAATACCACCATGTTTAATGTAGCACTCCCCAATGTCTTAAAGGATTTCTCTTTAGCCCCTTCTGAAGGAGCCTGGATTGTATCGGGATATTCTATCGTACTCGCCATTTGCACCATTACATATACGCGCCTGGCAGACTACATTCCCATCAGGAGGCTGCTTATCCTGGGCATTTCCATTTTCGGGCTGGCATCGTTCATAGGTTTCTTTGCTCATACCTTTACCTGGCTATTGATCTCCCGTTTATTCCAAGCGGCAGGTGCTGCAGCCATTCCTGGGTTATCCATGGTGTTTGCCGGACGTTTTGTCCCGATGGCAAGACGCGGCCGGGCATTGGCTATGATTGCCTCAGCTTCTTCCCTGGGCTTTGGATTAGGGCCCGTCGTAGGTGGCGTGATTACCGATTATTTAAGTTGGAACTATTTATTTCTAATCACGTTATGTGTCCTTGGAATGATACCTGTACTCTACCGCTTCCTGCCGGATGAGACGACCAGGAAAGGGTACTTTGATGTATGGGGAGGCCTTTTAACCGGAATCGGAATTACGTTCTTTCTGCTGTTCATTTCAACGTTCCACTGGTATTATTTCGCAGGTGCCGTTGTATTCTTTGGAGGATTGTGGATTCGGATCCATAAGATCGAACTACCTTTTATTCAACCCAGTTTGATACGGGACAAAGGATACCGTCAGATTCTATATATGAGTTTCCTGGGTTTCGCCACTCACTTTGCGATTCTAATCGTCATGCCTCTTATGCTTCAGCATGTATTTGGTAAAAATCCCACAGCAGTTGGATTCATTATCTTTCCGGGTGCGATGCTGTCGGCAGTGGCAGCTGTATATGTCGGGAGACTGATTGATCGCTATGGAAATATGAGGGTGATGTTCCTTGCTCATATCCTTCTGATCATTTCAACCGTCATCTTTTATATCTTATCACCCCTCAATGAATACATGATTATGCTGGCTTATATGTTTACAAGCTTTGGCTTTTCAAGTCTTTCGTCAAGCTCGACCAATGAAGTATCCCGTGTCATGAGTAAGGAGCTGATTGCTTCAGGAATCGGCATGAAACAGCTTACCCACTTCGTAGGCAGTGCGTCTGGTTCTGTTCTAGGAGGAATCATTGTCGAGATGGGCGGAGCAGATTTCCCAGTCCGTTCATTTCAGAATACATTCCTTGTTCTGATCGTATTAATGACACTATCCCTTATTCTATTATTCTTGTACCGCAAGAGAATCAACCATCAATAA